The Psychrobacter sp. P11G3 genomic interval TTCGACAGCCCGCTGACCATAACCTCAGGGCCACCCATGCCAAATAACACGGCGGGAATAATGACAATGCCAATGGCCATTAGAGCGACCAACTGGGCGAAATCCGTAAAGACAGATGCTCGAAACCCTGATGTCAATGTATAACTCAGGACACCGATACCTGCGATCATTACCCCTGTTTGGAACGATAATGGCGACAGGACTGACACCAATGCCCCAGCAGCGGTAAAGTTGACCATCAAGCTAATTAAACTGCCCATAATATTGGATATGGCTAAGATTAATTGGCTTGATGAACCGTGGCGGGCATGAATCAGTTCACCTAGTGTATGGCCATCTGGTGCCAATTCACGAAAGCGCATACCAAAAGGGTAGATGAATAAAATCATCAATGCACCCCAAAAGCCATAATGTATCGGCCCTGATACGCCGTACTTATAGCCAGAGGTAGCCGCAGCGTAAAATGAGGCTGCCCAAATCCAAGTGGCGGTCATGCTGGCTGCACCCATACCAAAGCCAACACCGTGACCTGCGACCATAAATCCAGAAGTGGTCTCTTTATCTTTTTTGATTAATAAGGACAGTAAATAGGTGCCGCCATAAAATGCTAATAATAATAAAATAATCGTTAATGATGAAAATTGGAACAATGACTCAGTTTTCAAACTCAGACCTCGCAATTGTTAGTTGATGAATAAAGTTCAGCAAAAATGAAAGATACCAAACCATTAGGAATACAGCATAGCCTACACAGTCCTCATACCGAACGTATGTGGCTAATATAAATAGCGAAAATACCAACTGCAGTGGTAAGCAAATGCTAAGTGTTACGCCCAAATCTTAATGAGACAGATACTGTCAAATCAAAAAGACAGGGACTACTTTCAATAGGCGTCAGTTAATGGGTAAACCATCACGCTATTAATAGGCATACACAAAGGTAGCTACATGCTAAAGAAAACTCATGTGATGAGTGTCTATAGCGGAATTACGAATAAGCACTAAGCCATGATAAAATGACCCGAACTCGATTTAGACAGCCTTATCAGCTGTAATAAACAATAGCTGAGAAATCTCTACTCATCTATTGCGATTGATGTGTTACTAAGCGGCATTAATAAATAAAACTACATATTTGTTAAGTGCCTGTAACATATTTGCGGGATAAGAGTAACCTATTATGTCATTAACCTCAAATATTATCCGAGATTTACCAGACAATGACCGCAGATGACATATAAGTAGTTATTTAAAGAGATTTAATAAGATGTTCAATAAAGCATTGAAAGATAGGGATTTATTATGAAAAGTATCGAGTGATATATCGCTATGAGCTAAATTATAACTACAAATGATTAGCTGAATTTTTCATTAGAAAGAAATAGATGATGGGCGATAGACGGGTGCTCTAAATGAACAAGTAGAAGTGAGTTTTTATATATTATCTTGTTTGGTATAGTAAGTGACTCGGTTATCACGTAAAAATCCAGCCAATCCAAGTCCGTAACGCTTAGCCACGCGCACCGCTGTACTGGTGGGTGCTGACATGCCAACTAGCCACGGGATTTGACTTCGAATGGACTTTTGAACCAGCTCAATAGAGAGACGCGAAGTCATAAGCACACAGCTAACGTCTGCTTTCTGGCGTAATTGCCAACCGATAAGTTTATCGAGTGCATTATGGCGGCCTACATCCTCAAATAAGTATAGCTGCTGATTATGTATCGTTGCTGCGGCGTGTACTGCACCTGTCAGTTGATGTGTATGCTGCGCAGCATCCACTTGTTGACGCAGTGCCAATAGGTAGTCAAGACTTGGAACAGTCGTCTTAGCACTATCGTTGCTTGTCGATTGATTATGGTCGGACTGTAGACTGCTTTGAGAGTAAGCACTTAAATCAGGCAAAGCTTGTGTTAATCCAGTAATACCGCACATACCGCAGCCTGTACGCCCTGCTAGCTGACGTTTCTGTGCTTGGATACGTTGATGGCAGCGTTGGCTCAATACCAACTCCACGACATAGATATCGTAGTCTTGAAATTGTTCTAAGCTTTGCTCAATTGATACTGAGTCAAGACTTTCATCATTCGAATCTTGAGCGAACTGCTGGTAGCTAGCGATATCTGCAAGGTGAGTCACTTCCCAATCGAGTAACTCGTGACTGTATTGAATTAAGCCTTCGCTAAATAAAAAACCAACAGCCAAATACTCTAGCTGATGTGGACTGGCCATCAGCACAGCATAATGAATCCCATTAATGATGATAGAGACCACAGCTTCGACTACTAAGCTGGTGGTCTGAGGCTCGATTTGAAGGTGAGAGTCATGATTAGGGCCACTACTAATTGATGGGTAATGATGTTTTTGTGCTAAGTGGCTACGAGCAAGTGGTGTCTCTGACACCCTATCATCGTTAGGCAGCTCAGGTGTAACTATCTTAGTGCTAGTTGAATTATCTATCATAGCGGGGTCGATAAGAGCCTCACTTTGCTCAGCATTATTTTCAATGGTTATCACGGTTTATCATGGCCTAAAATTATGAGCGTGCTTATGGTCATCTAGAGGGAGAGCCAATGAAAATATCATTCTCATTGGCTCTTCGCAGTATGATTTACGCAGGCGTAGCTAGCGGCGTGCTTGCCTCTACGCGCTCTAAAACGACGGTGGTCGATTTGTACGCTGGGATATGAGAGTCTGGCGCATGTGTCTCTAAATCAAAGAGGTCATTGCATTCAGGATAGTAAGCGGCAACAGCGTTAGAGGCAATATCCATCTCGCTCAATACCAATGGGCCTAATACGCGTGGTTGCTCTAGGCTATCTTTAGCACGCTGGCGAGTGACCATAACACGGTCACCTTTTTGCCAACCTAAACGGCTTATCTCATCGGGATGCATGAACAGCACGTCACGACGATCCGTTTGACGATAGCGATCTTTAAACCCAAAAATCATAGTGTTGAATTGGTCATGGCTGCGGACACTGGTCAATTGCCAAATCTTTTGTGCTGTATCTGCATGGTCATCGATATCATTTGCAGCTGCCATTTGTGCAGCGACAAAAGTAATCGGATATTGTGGCACTTCAAACTGGGCTTTGCCGCTTTCGGTATTCCATACACGATGACGCGCTGCATGATACAAATGAAAGCCACGCTCAGAGGTGCGAATACGCTGATTAAAGTCTTCAAATCCATTAATCGCTTGAGCGATATAGTCTCGAATAATATCGAAATCTTCACTCATCGCAAGCCAAGGAATAGACGAGTCGGCGCCGAGTACATGAGTCGCAATATCCGCTACGATTTGAGCTTCAGATTTTAGAGTATCACTAACAGGTTTGAGCTTGCCCTGAGTTGGTACGATCTGACACATAGAGTCTTCGATAGTGGCAAACTGCTCACCCTTTGTGGTGACAATACGTTCGGTACGACCTAGGCAGGGCAGGATCAAATTGTTTGCACCGGGGTATAGCATAGTCTCATTAAGCTTGGTACCGACAAATATATTAAGCTGAGTATTGGTTAAGGCTTGCTCAATAGCACTGGTATCAGGGGCAGCTACGGCGTAGTTACCGCCCATACCCATAAAGACTTTTAATTTACCTGCGATAAGAGCCTTGGCACCTGTAACGACATCGTAGCCATGCTCTTGCGGCATAGGATGCTCAAACACACGCTCTAAACTGTCTAGTAAGCTTTTGCTAGGACGCTCATGGATACCCATGGTGCGATCGCCCTGTACGTTGGAGTGTCCACGTACTGGGGATGCACCGGCGCCGTCGATACCAATCATACCCATCAGCAGGAGCAAATTGGTAATCATCGCGACATTGTCATCACCTTGCACATGCTGAGTAATGCCCATGCCCCAAGTGCAAATCGTTGCTGGACTATCAGCTACTAACTCAGCGAGATTGATAATATCTGTCTGAGAAATACCGCAGCCAAGTGTGATATCTGACCATGATTGCTCTGTTAGCCACTGTTTTATAGGTTCAAATCCTGAAGTATGAGTGGTAATAAACTCATGATTGATTTTATCGTTTTCGATCAACCATTTGGCAATGCCCGTCAATAACGCTGCATCACCGCCGATTTGAATTTGAATAACGTCATCGACCATGTCAGCGCTTTGACCAGCTGCCATGTGTGTTGGTTTTTGCGGATTCCTAAATTTACTCAGGCCTTGCTCACGCATCGGGTTGATTGAGATGATTCGACAGCCTTGCTCATGCGCATGGGCGAGCATCTCTAGCATACGTGGATGGTTAGTCGCTGGGTTTTGCCCAAACATCAATATCAGCTTGGCCTGCTCGAAATCTTCTAGCATCACGGTCGCTTTACCAATACCTAGCTGTCTGCTTAGCATTACTGAGGTTGGCTCGTGACACATATTTGAGCAATCAGGCAAATTATTGGTACCAAAGCAGCGTACAAATAACTGAAATAAGAAGGCAGGCTCATTAGTCACACGGCCTGACGTATAAAATAATGCCTCATCAGGTGAATCTAGCTGTCCTAACTGCTCAGCGATCAGGCTATAAGCAGCTTCCCAAGGGATAGGCACATAGCGATCTTGCGCCGCATCGTAATACATCGGCTCTGATAAACGACCACTGTGCTCAAGCTCGTAACCAGTCCAGCCCTGTAGTTCAGTAACAGTATGCCTTGCAAAAAACTCGGCATCTGCTTTATGGGTCATGGTTTCACTGGCAATGACTTTAATACCGTTCTCGCAAACATCGATGGCTTTGTGTGACTTATGGTCAGGCCAAGCACAGCCTGGGCAGTCAAATCCGCCTTGTGGCTGATTGCTTTTAAATACACTTATACCGCCGCGCAAAAACGTCTTATAGTCCATTAGCTTTTGGGTAGATGAGATCAGCGCAGGCCAACCAGCAGCAGGGTGGGAATAAATAGGAATTTTGCGCATGACAGACCTCATATAGTAAGTGACAACAGCGAAGCTTTGATAGACGACAACTATATAATGGTCAGTAAAAAGTTCATATGATCATTAACTATAGATAACAAAAAACCTCCAAGAAAAATCAATTCTCTTGAAGGTTTTTGAGGTTGTCGAAAATGGTTATATCCGACAGGTACAAATTTATAAATCGTAAGTCATTAGCGGTATTAGCTCAAAAACTTAGCTTAAAATCAGACTATCGTCTTCAACTTTTTCACCACGTGTCTGCTCGAACATATCGAGCAGGTCATGTACAGTCATGCCTTTGCGAATGTCACCAGCCACATCCAACACGACTTGACCTTGGTGCAGCATAACGGTGCGTGTACCATGTGCCAATGCTTGTTGCATAGAGTGGGTAACCATCATCGTAGTCAGCTTATTGTCCGTGACAATCTTATCAGTTAATTCTAAGACAAATGCCGCAGTCTTAGGATCGAGAGCTGCAGTATGCTCATCAAGCAACAAGATTTTAGAGGGCTGCAATGATGCCATTAGCAGACTTACCGCTTGACGTTGACCACCAGAGAGTAGACCCATACGGTCGGTTAGACGATTTTCTAGACCTAATTTTAAAACGGATAGTTTTTCTCGGAACAAATCACGGTTGTTCTGGTTCAATGCAAATTTTAGACCGCGATTACCGCCGCGTTTGTAGGCCAAAGCCATATTTTCTTCAATCGTTAGCGCTTCACAAGTGCCGGCCATCGGATCCTGAAAGACACGAGCAACCCAATGCGCGCGTTGATGGGCAGATTTTTTGGTCACATCAATGCCATTTAGCAAGATTGAGCCACTATCAACGCGCGTCGTACCGCTTACTGCGTTCAAAAAAGTAGATTTACCTGCGCCATTGGTACCGATGACAGTGACAAATTCACCATCAGCGATATTTAAACTGATACCACGTAGGGCAGGGTTTTCGATAGGCGTGCCTGGGTTAAAGGTCAACCGTAAATCGGTGGCTTGCATCATAGTCGTTATTCCTTATTGTCTCTTCAAGCATCGCAAGTATTATAAATACCTGCTTTGACTGTCATTAGGCGCGAACTTTGCGTGATAAAAACTTGGTTTTCGCTTTTGGCAATACCAAGGCTAATACCACGAGCAATGCGGTAATCAAGTTCAAATCCTGTGGACCAAAGCCGATGCTACGTAGTGTATCGCTTGATAGTGCAACCTGAATAAACAGTTTGTACAATACCGCGCCGACAACAACGGCAAAGGTAATCAGCCAAATACGTTTGGCAGGAATGATTGTCTCACCGATGATGACTGCTGCTAGACCAATGACGATCGTACCGATACCAATGGAGATGTCCGCGCCACCCTGAGTCTGGACAAACAGCGCACCTGCTAGAGCAATCAAACCGTTAGAAATCGCCATACCGATGATGGTCATCCATGAGGTATTGATACCTTGGGCCTGTGCCATTCTTAGGTTTGAGCCAGTAGCACGCATCGACAGACCTGTCTCAGTGCTATAGAACCAGTTCAAAAATAACATGGCAGCTGCGATAACGACACCAATAATCAGGCAGCGCATCCAATAACCATTACCATCGGTCACTAAGGTGCTAAACACTGTGGTTTCACCAAGAAGAGGTAGGTTTGGCGCGCCCATGATGCGTAGGTTGACAGAATATAAGGCAACCATGACCAAAATACTGGCAAGCAGCTGCAAGATGCCAAGTTTGACATGCAACCACGCAGTGACGATACCAGCGACTGAACCTGCTAACATCCCAAAAGCACAGGCCAACCATGGGTTGATACCAGCGATGATAGAAATACCAGCGACTGCGCCACCTAACGGAAAACTACCGTCAGCGGTCAAATCAGGGAAGTCGAGCGTACGAAATGAGATAAGCACACCGAGTGCTACTAGGCCATAAATCAGACCACTTTCAAGCGCACCAAAAAAAGCAATTAAAGACATAAGAGATCAGTAAGTCATAACCAAGTGTCTAGCGTATGGTACTAAGATAAGTAAATGGCAATTGCCAAAATCATCTACCTGCTAAACAGCTAAGCGGTGAATTTAACAGATTAAGCAATCTGCGGTTAGGGTAAACCAAAACATATCACGATTAACAACGATCATAAGCTACCTTGGTTTGAAGCGATGGTTAAAGGCACTGCAATGCAATCAATAGACCTATCCTCTACTTAACAAGTATCAGATAAATTACCAGACAAATACAGCACTATTAAACATGCTTCCAAAAAAGACTCTGTTTAGACAAGAAGCCCAGCCTAATGACTCATAGCTGGGTTTCTTGTTTAATTATTAGCCGTATATTTTAAGGTAGACAACACAGTATTAAGTAGTGTCGCTATCCTATTTATACCTGCTATTTTGAGCCAAATATAAAGGTGCGTTATTCTACCACTTCTTTAGCTTTATCGATAACCGCTTGTGGCAGCGTGATGCCTTCTTCTTTAGCATGTTTTGGACTGACGTATAGATCAAGGGCTTGTGGAGTGTAAACAGGGATAGCGCCTGCTTTTTCACCGTTTAAGATACGTACGACAATTTTACCAGTTTCACGGCCAAGCTCATAGTAGTTCACGCCTAGAGCAGCAACAGCACCGCGCTCAACTGAGCTAGTGTCTGAGGCAATTAGAGGAATCTTACTTTGTTTGGCGATTTGATAAAGTGACTCGTACGCTGATACCACGTTGTTGTCAGTTGACGTGTAGATCATATCGACCTTACCTTCGAGACTACGCGCTGCCATCGCGATGTCGTTACTACGCTGTGCAGGCGCTTCTAGTACATTGATACCTAGTGGTGTTAGCTTCTCTTTTAGATTTTTTAAGATAATCGTTGAGTTGACTTCACCTGGGCTATAGACATAACCGACGTTCTTTAATGATGGAATGATTTGACGCATCAAATCAATCTGTGGCTCATATGGTAGGGCGTCTGATGCGCCTGTAACGTTGGTGCCAGAGCCATCTAGCTTAGGTACCAGTTTTGCTGCTACTGGGTCAGTAACTGCTGAGAATACCAATGGAATGCTGCTAGTAGAAGCGGCAACAGACTGCGCAGACGGTGTTGCGATAGCGACGATAACATCTGGTGCATCAGCGACAAATTGCTTGGCAATCTGACCAGCAGTAGCAGTGTTTCCTTGCGCGCTTTGGAAGTTAACGGTTAAGTTTTCACCGTCTTTAAATCCCGCTTCGTTTAACTCGTCAATGACACCTTTACGTACATCATCAAGCGCTGGATGTTCGACGATAGCGGTAATCGCAACGGTCTTCATAGCTGTCGCTGAATCACCGGTAGCGGCAGCATCCGTGGAGCCATCATCTTGCGCTGATTGGTTACAACCAGTCAAGATAGCAGTACATACACCGCCTAATAATAGAGCCTTACCGAAATTAAAACGACCAAAACGATTTTGAGACAACATGGGTCTTACTCCTAAAATAATAGTGTGTCCGTACACTACATAAATAATTGACAAGCTAATAGATAGCTTACTACTTTTTATTTGGTTTCGGCATCAATATCAACATTGATGGCGTTTTTTAGTAACTCTGCTGACAAGCTGACACCTTGTGTTTTGGCGTGCTTAGGACTGACATATAAAGTCAGATCATTCATGACTTCAGGTTTGATAGTATTGACCGCTTCGCCGTTTAATACGCGATATACCATCTTGCCAGTGGTACGACCAAAATCATAGTCATTAACACCAAGCGCAGCAGTCGCACCGCGTTTTACACTGAATTCATCAGACGCGATAATCGGTAACTTTAGCTCATTTGCTGCTTGGGTCATGGCCTCAAAGGCAGAGGCAACATTGTTGTCAAATGAGGTATAGATGATATCTGCACGTCCTTGCAAACTGCGCGTCGCCATACCGATATCCGTTGGACGGTTGGCAGGAATGTCTAATAGGGACAGACCTCTTGCTGGCAAAGCTTGTTTTAGGTTCTCACGCAATGATACTGAGTTTGCCTCACCTGGGCTATAGACATAACCGATGGTCTTTAAGTCAGGTTTTATCTGCTGTAACAAATCCAACTGCGGCTCTAGCGGTAGTTGGCTTGATAGTCCAGTCAAATTGCTTTGAAAAGGCTTGCCATCTGCTGTGATGAGTTTGGCACCTAGCGGATCTGACACAGCAGTGTAGATAATAGGGATAGTGGTGGTCGCGGCTACCACTGACTGCGCAGAAGGTGTTGAGATTGCTACGATCGCATCAGGATTGTCTCCTGCAAATTGCTTGGCAATCTGTCCTGCGGTCGCTGTGTTTCCTTGCGCACTTTGAAAGTTAACAGTTAGGTTTTGACCTTCGACATAACCGTTATCAGCCAACTCATCAATAATACCGCGGCGCATATCATCTAATGATGGATGCTCAACGATTTGAGTAATGGCAATTGATTTGGCAGGTTTGTCTGTAGCCGTGCTATTTTCAGCAGTCGCTGCGGTCTCGGTAGAGGAGTTTGAGCAGCCGATTAGTCCAAGTGTGCTAATGGCACTAAGAGCAACGCCATATAAGCTTAAGCGTAGAGTAGAAGCGATAGTCATTATTAGGTTAACTCATAGGTTATATCAATCGCAAAAACTAAGTAAATACGGCCAGACTGACTGAGCCTACTAATTTATATAGTAGTCATTTTACTCATCTGTTTGGTGTACTTTGGTTTTTTGCCATGATATTGAAGAATGCAGATTAGCCAAGTCAATGCTATGTTGATGCTGAGATAGCAGGCTAACAATTAAATAAAGTAATCGTTCCATCGATTATTATGTTCATATTATGACAGTAATGTAAGTTATCGCAATAAGAAATTAATGTGTAGCGGTCATGGTGATGGATAATAAAAAAATCATCACTTCTTTTTATCTTATTAAGACGCGTGATGTATTGGAGCTCTTATGTAGATCTGAATATAACGGATGCCGCTAGGGTACTTTTGTTTGCTCAAACCATATGCAAAACGCTTACATCCTAGCAACGCATCTATTACGTACTCACTTCATAATTAACGTAAGCTAATTTTTATACGAGAAACATGATAATTCTAAAGATAATCCAGTCATTTTGATGACATTGTGCTGCCATAGTGGATATGAAATAGTGCTATAACTTAT includes:
- a CDS encoding ABC transporter substrate-binding protein, with translation MTIASTLRLSLYGVALSAISTLGLIGCSNSSTETAATAENSTATDKPAKSIAITQIVEHPSLDDMRRGIIDELADNGYVEGQNLTVNFQSAQGNTATAGQIAKQFAGDNPDAIVAISTPSAQSVVAATTTIPIIYTAVSDPLGAKLITADGKPFQSNLTGLSSQLPLEPQLDLLQQIKPDLKTIGYVYSPGEANSVSLRENLKQALPARGLSLLDIPANRPTDIGMATRSLQGRADIIYTSFDNNVASAFEAMTQAANELKLPIIASDEFSVKRGATAALGVNDYDFGRTTGKMVYRVLNGEAVNTIKPEVMNDLTLYVSPKHAKTQGVSLSAELLKNAINVDIDAETK
- a CDS encoding ABC transporter permease; the protein is MSLIAFFGALESGLIYGLVALGVLISFRTLDFPDLTADGSFPLGGAVAGISIIAGINPWLACAFGMLAGSVAGIVTAWLHVKLGILQLLASILVMVALYSVNLRIMGAPNLPLLGETTVFSTLVTDGNGYWMRCLIIGVVIAAAMLFLNWFYSTETGLSMRATGSNLRMAQAQGINTSWMTIIGMAISNGLIALAGALFVQTQGGADISIGIGTIVIGLAAVIIGETIIPAKRIWLITFAVVVGAVLYKLFIQVALSSDTLRSIGFGPQDLNLITALLVVLALVLPKAKTKFLSRKVRA
- the fdhD gene encoding formate dehydrogenase accessory sulfurtransferase FdhD, with translation MITIENNAEQSEALIDPAMIDNSTSTKIVTPELPNDDRVSETPLARSHLAQKHHYPSISSGPNHDSHLQIEPQTTSLVVEAVVSIIINGIHYAVLMASPHQLEYLAVGFLFSEGLIQYSHELLDWEVTHLADIASYQQFAQDSNDESLDSVSIEQSLEQFQDYDIYVVELVLSQRCHQRIQAQKRQLAGRTGCGMCGITGLTQALPDLSAYSQSSLQSDHNQSTSNDSAKTTVPSLDYLLALRQQVDAAQHTHQLTGAVHAAATIHNQQLYLFEDVGRHNALDKLIGWQLRQKADVSCVLMTSRLSIELVQKSIRSQIPWLVGMSAPTSTAVRVAKRYGLGLAGFLRDNRVTYYTKQDNI
- a CDS encoding ABC transporter ATP-binding protein — translated: MMQATDLRLTFNPGTPIENPALRGISLNIADGEFVTVIGTNGAGKSTFLNAVSGTTRVDSGSILLNGIDVTKKSAHQRAHWVARVFQDPMAGTCEALTIEENMALAYKRGGNRGLKFALNQNNRDLFREKLSVLKLGLENRLTDRMGLLSGGQRQAVSLLMASLQPSKILLLDEHTAALDPKTAAFVLELTDKIVTDNKLTTMMVTHSMQQALAHGTRTVMLHQGQVVLDVAGDIRKGMTVHDLLDMFEQTRGEKVEDDSLILS
- a CDS encoding FdhF/YdeP family oxidoreductase, translated to MRKIPIYSHPAAGWPALISSTQKLMDYKTFLRGGISVFKSNQPQGGFDCPGCAWPDHKSHKAIDVCENGIKVIASETMTHKADAEFFARHTVTELQGWTGYELEHSGRLSEPMYYDAAQDRYVPIPWEAAYSLIAEQLGQLDSPDEALFYTSGRVTNEPAFLFQLFVRCFGTNNLPDCSNMCHEPTSVMLSRQLGIGKATVMLEDFEQAKLILMFGQNPATNHPRMLEMLAHAHEQGCRIISINPMREQGLSKFRNPQKPTHMAAGQSADMVDDVIQIQIGGDAALLTGIAKWLIENDKINHEFITTHTSGFEPIKQWLTEQSWSDITLGCGISQTDIINLAELVADSPATICTWGMGITQHVQGDDNVAMITNLLLLMGMIGIDGAGASPVRGHSNVQGDRTMGIHERPSKSLLDSLERVFEHPMPQEHGYDVVTGAKALIAGKLKVFMGMGGNYAVAAPDTSAIEQALTNTQLNIFVGTKLNETMLYPGANNLILPCLGRTERIVTTKGEQFATIEDSMCQIVPTQGKLKPVSDTLKSEAQIVADIATHVLGADSSIPWLAMSEDFDIIRDYIAQAINGFEDFNQRIRTSERGFHLYHAARHRVWNTESGKAQFEVPQYPITFVAAQMAAANDIDDHADTAQKIWQLTSVRSHDQFNTMIFGFKDRYRQTDRRDVLFMHPDEISRLGWQKGDRVMVTRQRAKDSLEQPRVLGPLVLSEMDIASNAVAAYYPECNDLFDLETHAPDSHIPAYKSTTVVLERVEASTPLATPA
- a CDS encoding ABC transporter substrate-binding protein encodes the protein MLSQNRFGRFNFGKALLLGGVCTAILTGCNQSAQDDGSTDAAATGDSATAMKTVAITAIVEHPALDDVRKGVIDELNEAGFKDGENLTVNFQSAQGNTATAGQIAKQFVADAPDVIVAIATPSAQSVAASTSSIPLVFSAVTDPVAAKLVPKLDGSGTNVTGASDALPYEPQIDLMRQIIPSLKNVGYVYSPGEVNSTIILKNLKEKLTPLGINVLEAPAQRSNDIAMAARSLEGKVDMIYTSTDNNVVSAYESLYQIAKQSKIPLIASDTSSVERGAVAALGVNYYELGRETGKIVVRILNGEKAGAIPVYTPQALDLYVSPKHAKEEGITLPQAVIDKAKEVVE